One window from the genome of Pseudonocardia hierapolitana encodes:
- a CDS encoding TetR/AcrR family transcriptional regulator translates to MPTGRPRDPQIDAAVLEATLAVLDEAGYGRLTIEEVARRAEATKPAIYRRWPTRQHLALAALAARLGDSPVPDTGCTLCDLGEGIGVFLAAFRRIRPGVLAALFADCAAVPELRDTFLATLFEPPRAAVGEMLERAVVRGDLRADVDRGLVLDMLSSLVHYRVLFGHAPLADDEVEAAVEALLSGVAVDYPRLVAHSRALTEAHDEAHHPAHHT, encoded by the coding sequence ATGCCCACCGGTCGCCCCCGGGACCCCCAGATCGACGCCGCCGTGCTCGAGGCGACGCTCGCCGTGCTCGACGAGGCCGGCTACGGGCGCCTCACGATCGAGGAGGTCGCCCGCAGGGCCGAGGCGACCAAGCCCGCGATCTACCGGCGCTGGCCGACCCGCCAGCACCTCGCCCTCGCCGCGCTCGCGGCGCGCCTCGGCGACTCACCCGTGCCCGACACCGGCTGCACGCTCTGCGACCTCGGTGAGGGGATCGGCGTCTTCCTCGCGGCGTTCCGGCGGATCCGGCCCGGCGTGCTCGCCGCGCTGTTCGCCGATTGCGCCGCGGTCCCCGAGCTGCGCGACACGTTCCTCGCCACCCTGTTCGAGCCGCCGCGCGCCGCGGTCGGCGAGATGCTGGAACGCGCGGTGGTGCGCGGCGACCTGCGCGCAGACGTCGATCGCGGCCTCGTGCTGGACATGCTGTCCTCGCTCGTGCACTACCGCGTGCTCTTCGGGCACGCGCCTCTCGCCGACGACGAGGTCGAGGCCGCGGTCGAGGCGCTGCTGTCCGGGGTCGCGGTGGACTACCCCCGCCTCGTCGCGCACAGCCGGGCGCTGACCGAGGCACACGACGAGGCGCACCACCCGGCGCACCACACGTGA
- a CDS encoding carboxymuconolactone decarboxylase family protein, which produces MRLSVRDAEPAALKAMYGLEAYLASCPVPKRTLYLIKLRASQVNGCAFCTDMHAHELKEMGETDERLFSVVTWRDAPWFTPAERAALALAEEATRMEPGGVSDETWAEAERHYDPPSLAALVTAIATITAWNVLNVTVRTTPGLLRKGEVPA; this is translated from the coding sequence ATGCGCCTGAGCGTCCGCGACGCCGAGCCCGCCGCACTCAAGGCCATGTACGGCCTGGAGGCGTACCTCGCGAGCTGCCCGGTGCCGAAGCGGACCCTGTACCTGATCAAGCTGCGGGCCAGCCAGGTGAACGGCTGTGCCTTCTGCACCGACATGCACGCGCACGAGCTCAAGGAGATGGGCGAGACCGACGAGCGGCTGTTCTCGGTGGTGACCTGGCGCGATGCGCCCTGGTTCACCCCGGCCGAGCGGGCGGCGCTCGCCCTCGCCGAGGAGGCGACGCGGATGGAGCCCGGCGGGGTCTCCGACGAGACGTGGGCCGAGGCCGAGCGGCACTACGACCCGCCGTCGCTCGCGGCCCTCGTCACGGCGATCGCCACGATCACCGCGTGGAACGTGCTGAACGTGACGGTGCGGACCACGCCCGGCCTGCTGCGCAAGGGCGAGGTCCCGGCCTGA
- a CDS encoding alpha/beta hydrolase, which translates to MAHLRCDFFSDVLGLSTSMTVLLPQRTTTQIGMPGAGGDGPPPVLYLLHGLSDDDTIWLRRTSIERYAAPLGLTVVMPQVHRSFYADQVYGGRYWTFLSEELPALVGEFFRVSAQREDTFVAGLSMGGYGAFRWALRQPERFAAAASLSGALDVAARRRPRPEDPRLFERVFGDEEVAGSRHDLHALLRGVESAALPALYLCCGTEDVLLGENEAFRDACAAAAVPLHAEFSPGAHDWAYWDARIQDVLAWLPLRARP; encoded by the coding sequence GTGGCACACCTGCGATGCGACTTCTTCTCCGACGTCCTGGGCCTGTCGACGTCGATGACCGTGCTGCTGCCGCAGCGGACCACCACCCAGATCGGTATGCCCGGCGCGGGTGGTGACGGGCCCCCACCGGTGCTCTACCTGCTGCACGGCCTGTCCGACGACGACACGATCTGGCTGCGGCGCACCTCGATCGAGCGCTACGCGGCGCCGCTCGGCCTCACGGTGGTGATGCCGCAGGTGCACCGGAGCTTCTACGCCGACCAGGTGTACGGCGGCCGCTACTGGACGTTCCTGTCCGAGGAGCTGCCCGCGTTGGTGGGGGAGTTCTTCCGGGTGTCGGCCCAGCGTGAGGACACGTTCGTCGCCGGTCTGTCGATGGGCGGGTACGGCGCGTTCCGCTGGGCGCTGCGGCAGCCGGAGCGGTTCGCGGCGGCGGCGAGCCTGTCGGGCGCGCTCGACGTCGCAGCCCGCCGCCGGCCGCGGCCGGAGGACCCGCGCCTGTTCGAGCGGGTGTTCGGCGACGAGGAGGTCGCCGGCAGCCGGCACGACCTGCACGCGCTGCTGCGCGGGGTGGAGTCGGCCGCGCTGCCGGCGCTGTACCTCTGCTGCGGCACCGAGGACGTCCTGCTCGGCGAGAACGAGGCGTTCCGGGACGCCTGCGCCGCCGCCGCGGTACCGCTGCACGCGGAGTTCTCCCCGGGTGCCCACGACTGGGCCTACTGGGACGCCCGGATCCAGGACGTGCTGGCCTGGCTGCCGCTGCGCGCGCGGCCGTGA
- a CDS encoding Nramp family divalent metal transporter: MADQSRTTLPSKYLPAVEFRDLPEPVPLRKVAGASVIILATAIGSGEIVLWPYITTQVGFTFIWAAVVGFAIQFFLNMEIERYTLATGESAITGFARFWKPWWWLFIIFALCQNFWPGWATGASTALTFVLGMGEDAPIVPITIAALLAIGLTLTLSPVVYQTVEKIQFVLVALIMIFVVLAIPVATTGEAWGALFTDGVGFPVGHANLDIALLLGALAFAGAGGANNLVQSNYIRDKGMGMGKHMPKIVSPITGHEEAKPSLGYMFPTDAENMRRWQGWWRVANWEQFITFFLVGVLSLVIMAVLAYSTLPVGQVEEQNLDFLFLEGQTLQETVAPWFGTAFWFTAVITLFSTNLGILDYTSRLIADQLKINALKDSLFWTESRIYVTTVWIMIVVGSVILLSGVSQPFLLLVISSSIAGVQMFIYSGLLIQLNRKALPKELQIGGIRLAVLAVSFLFFGFLSVLLVLDSLGVGIG, translated from the coding sequence GTGGCCGACCAGAGCCGGACGACACTCCCGAGCAAGTACCTGCCGGCGGTCGAGTTCAGGGACCTCCCCGAACCGGTGCCGCTGCGGAAGGTCGCCGGGGCGAGCGTGATCATCCTGGCCACCGCGATCGGGTCCGGGGAGATCGTCCTCTGGCCCTACATCACCACGCAGGTGGGCTTCACCTTCATCTGGGCCGCCGTCGTCGGATTCGCGATCCAGTTCTTCCTCAACATGGAGATCGAGCGCTACACGCTCGCCACCGGGGAGTCCGCGATCACCGGGTTCGCCCGGTTCTGGAAGCCGTGGTGGTGGCTGTTCATCATCTTCGCGCTCTGCCAGAACTTCTGGCCCGGCTGGGCGACCGGCGCGTCCACGGCCCTGACGTTCGTGCTCGGGATGGGCGAGGACGCGCCGATCGTTCCGATCACCATCGCGGCGCTCCTGGCCATCGGTCTCACGCTCACCCTCTCCCCCGTCGTCTACCAGACCGTCGAGAAGATCCAGTTCGTCCTGGTCGCGCTGATCATGATCTTCGTCGTCCTCGCGATCCCCGTGGCCACGACGGGTGAGGCGTGGGGCGCGCTCTTCACCGACGGCGTCGGCTTCCCGGTCGGGCACGCGAACCTGGACATCGCGCTGCTCCTCGGTGCGCTGGCGTTCGCCGGCGCGGGCGGCGCGAACAACCTGGTGCAGAGCAACTACATCCGGGACAAGGGCATGGGGATGGGCAAGCACATGCCCAAGATCGTCTCCCCCATCACAGGGCACGAGGAGGCGAAGCCCTCACTCGGGTACATGTTCCCGACCGATGCCGAGAACATGCGGCGCTGGCAGGGCTGGTGGCGGGTCGCCAACTGGGAGCAGTTCATCACCTTCTTCCTCGTCGGGGTCCTGTCGCTCGTCATCATGGCGGTTCTGGCGTACTCGACGCTGCCGGTCGGCCAGGTGGAGGAGCAGAACCTCGACTTCCTGTTCCTGGAGGGTCAGACCCTGCAGGAAACCGTGGCGCCGTGGTTCGGCACCGCCTTCTGGTTCACCGCCGTCATCACCCTGTTCTCGACCAACCTCGGGATCCTCGACTACACCAGCCGCCTGATCGCCGACCAGCTCAAGATCAACGCCCTGAAGGACAGCCTGTTCTGGACCGAGAGCAGGATCTACGTCACCACCGTCTGGATCATGATCGTCGTGGGTTCGGTGATCCTGCTCTCGGGTGTCAGCCAGCCCTTCCTGTTGCTCGTGATCTCGTCCTCCATCGCGGGCGTGCAGATGTTCATCTACTCCGGTCTGCTGATCCAGCTCAACCGGAAGGCATTGCCGAAGGAACTGCAGATCGGAGGGATACGGCTGGCGGTGCTGGCCGTGTCGTTCCTCTTCTTCGGCTTCCTGTCGGTGCTGCTCGTCCTCGACAGCCTCGGCGTCGGCATCGGCTGA
- a CDS encoding acyltransferase family protein, which yields MPTLQDRFDPQRNGFDLLRLLFAALVAVDHGISAHSAGHARIGDFALDGFFILSGFLVTRSWFRLESFPRFAWHRFLRIMPGFWVCLVVVAFVAAPVAALLQGMSPLQPFTGTPSAWDYVFQNAGLLIVHFDIAGILADLPKEDSFNGALWTLAFEAFCYAIVGVLGALGLLRRRPVLVPAAAGVLLALTAMQEAGLPVLLNDRVIRLVLMFLLGATAYLYADRIRMRGDVAAAAAGLFLVSLALFDDYRVLGAVPLTYLCLWAGTRLVWRMRADLSYGVYIYHWPLQQILVLTALGAAPVAVFVPVSIALALLPAAASWYLVERPALRHKDSPLPDRLAERLLSTTAPAR from the coding sequence ATGCCGACCCTGCAGGATCGCTTCGACCCGCAGCGCAACGGCTTCGACCTGCTGCGGCTGCTCTTCGCGGCGCTCGTGGCGGTCGACCACGGCATCTCCGCGCACTCGGCAGGCCACGCGAGGATCGGGGACTTCGCCCTCGACGGGTTCTTCATCCTCAGCGGGTTCCTCGTCACCCGCAGCTGGTTCCGGCTGGAGTCGTTCCCGCGCTTCGCCTGGCACCGCTTCCTGCGGATCATGCCCGGGTTCTGGGTGTGCCTCGTCGTGGTCGCCTTCGTGGCAGCACCGGTCGCGGCGCTCCTGCAGGGTATGTCGCCGCTGCAGCCGTTCACCGGAACACCGTCGGCCTGGGACTACGTGTTCCAGAACGCCGGCCTGCTGATCGTCCACTTCGACATCGCCGGCATCCTCGCCGACCTGCCGAAGGAGGACAGCTTCAACGGGGCGCTGTGGACGCTGGCGTTCGAGGCGTTCTGCTACGCGATCGTCGGTGTGCTCGGCGCGCTCGGGCTGCTGCGCCGCCGCCCGGTGCTCGTCCCGGCGGCCGCCGGTGTGCTCCTCGCGCTCACCGCGATGCAGGAGGCCGGGCTGCCGGTGCTGCTCAACGACCGGGTGATCCGCCTCGTGCTGATGTTCCTGCTGGGCGCCACCGCGTACCTGTACGCCGACCGCATCCGGATGCGCGGCGACGTCGCGGCCGCGGCCGCCGGGCTGTTCCTGGTGAGCCTGGCGCTGTTCGACGACTACCGGGTGCTCGGCGCGGTGCCGCTCACCTACCTGTGCCTGTGGGCCGGCACGCGCTTGGTGTGGCGGATGCGCGCGGACCTGTCCTACGGCGTGTACATCTACCACTGGCCGCTGCAGCAGATCCTGGTGCTGACCGCGCTGGGCGCGGCACCGGTGGCCGTGTTCGTGCCCGTCTCGATCGCGCTCGCGCTGCTGCCCGCCGCCGCGTCCTGGTACCTCGTGGAGCGGCCGGCCCTGCGCCACAAGGACAGCCCACTGCCGGACCGGCTCGCCGAACGTCTCCTGTCGACGACGGCGCCCGCCCGTTAG
- a CDS encoding class I SAM-dependent methyltransferase — protein MVIASPACRSCHRTDGDIVLDLGEQPSSELFPKIDDPGPDELFPLRMWLCAGCGLAQLADDADVPEEVVGAEPAALTAQRADAVRELVAAGALPTGGTAAEFPSPHGGTWLDLLAGHGFSAVTREGGADLVIDGCFGVMHERDQDTALRERTAAVRPGGRLVVQFHSLHAIVAGSQWNALRLGHYAYYSTPAMIGMLGRAGFTVTTARRFPLYGGTVALVAGRTSESPAVDAAAVDAVVAPELAAGMLRPASVGALQHSVRRTAGSLREMLVAQRAAGRRVYGYAAASRAVSLLRLADLDATLLRGVADASPGKQDRRMPGTDIPIITPGDLVAAEPDVVLVFVSELVAEAKAALPEIERRGATWVDAGAGR, from the coding sequence ATGGTGATCGCCAGCCCTGCCTGCCGTTCCTGCCACCGCACCGACGGAGACATCGTCCTCGACCTCGGTGAGCAGCCGTCGTCCGAGCTCTTCCCCAAGATCGACGATCCCGGCCCCGACGAGCTGTTCCCGCTGCGGATGTGGCTGTGCGCGGGCTGCGGGCTCGCCCAGCTGGCCGACGACGCCGACGTGCCGGAGGAGGTCGTGGGCGCCGAGCCTGCGGCGCTCACCGCGCAGCGGGCCGACGCGGTGCGCGAGCTCGTCGCGGCCGGCGCCCTCCCGACCGGGGGCACCGCCGCCGAGTTTCCCAGCCCGCACGGCGGCACGTGGCTGGACCTGCTCGCCGGGCACGGCTTCTCCGCGGTCACCCGCGAGGGCGGCGCCGACCTGGTGATCGACGGCTGCTTCGGGGTGATGCACGAGCGCGACCAGGACACCGCCCTGCGGGAGCGCACGGCGGCCGTGCGGCCGGGCGGGCGCCTCGTCGTGCAGTTCCACTCGCTGCACGCCATCGTCGCCGGCTCGCAGTGGAACGCGCTGCGGCTGGGCCACTACGCCTACTACTCCACGCCCGCCATGATCGGGATGCTCGGGCGGGCCGGGTTCACCGTCACCACCGCCCGCCGGTTCCCCCTCTACGGCGGCACGGTCGCGCTGGTGGCGGGCCGTACCTCCGAGTCGCCCGCTGTGGACGCCGCCGCGGTGGACGCGGTCGTGGCGCCGGAGCTCGCGGCGGGCATGCTGCGGCCGGCCTCGGTCGGCGCCCTGCAGCACTCGGTGCGCCGCACGGCCGGGTCGCTGCGGGAGATGCTCGTCGCGCAGCGGGCCGCGGGCCGCCGGGTGTACGGGTACGCGGCGGCCTCGCGCGCGGTGTCGCTGCTACGCCTCGCCGACCTGGACGCCACGCTGCTGCGCGGGGTGGCGGACGCCTCGCCGGGCAAGCAGGACCGCCGCATGCCCGGCACCGACATCCCCATCATCACCCCCGGCGATCTGGTCGCCGCCGAGCCCGACGTCGTGCTCGTGTTCGTCTCCGAGCTGGTGGCCGAGGCGAAGGCTGCGCTACCGGAGATCGAGCGCCGCGGGGCCACCTGGGTGGACGCGGGCGCGGGCCGCTAA
- a CDS encoding dTDP-4-dehydrorhamnose 3,5-epimerase family protein, with amino-acid sequence MHVRETGIAGLLVFEPSPHRDERGWFSRTFDADVARGAGVDPHAFLQDSQSRTVRAGLRGLHGRVGRGEAKLVRCARGAIFDVVVDARHGSPTLGRVETFRLDDENMTSIYIPRGCLHGFQALTEADTCYRIDAPHDPAEDVTVRYDDPDLGIDWPLPVSVMSEKDKAGRPWAELTRLLETAAGR; translated from the coding sequence ATGCACGTCCGTGAGACCGGGATCGCCGGCCTCCTGGTGTTCGAGCCGTCGCCGCACCGCGACGAACGCGGCTGGTTCAGCCGCACCTTCGACGCCGACGTGGCGCGAGGCGCTGGCGTGGACCCGCACGCGTTCCTGCAGGACTCCCAGTCGCGCACGGTACGCGCCGGGCTGCGCGGACTCCACGGCCGGGTCGGGCGCGGCGAGGCGAAACTGGTGCGCTGCGCCCGCGGGGCCATCTTCGACGTGGTGGTGGACGCGCGGCACGGCTCGCCGACCCTCGGACGGGTCGAGACGTTCCGGCTCGACGACGAGAACATGACGAGCATCTACATCCCGCGCGGGTGCCTGCACGGCTTCCAGGCGCTCACCGAGGCCGACACCTGCTACCGCATCGACGCCCCGCACGACCCCGCCGAGGACGTCACCGTCCGCTACGACGACCCGGACCTCGGCATCGACTGGCCGCTCCCGGTCTCGGTGATGAGCGAGAAGGACAAGGCCGGGCGGCCGTGGGCCGAGCTCACCCGGCTGCTGGAGACCGCGGCCGGCCGCTGA
- a CDS encoding AfsR/SARP family transcriptional regulator has translation MTVEFRLLGDVGVRLDGRDLDAGHARQRSVLAALLVDVGRPVQADQLVDRVWADRPPYRARNALSAYLSRLRRVLADADGVRISREPGGYVLAADPLAVDLHRFRHLAGRARGAGDAAAAAALFDEALGLWSGEPLAGLDTPWAQGVRAAAEAEQLAVVLDRNDAALAAGRHAELLAGLAAALRAHPLDERLAGQLMLAQHRSGRQADALETHRQVRERLVDELGADPGPALRAVHQQILGGDPGSVAPLPPAPPPAPASRGPALPAPLTTFVGRAAERAALAALLGEHRMVTAVGPGGVGKTRLALAVAADVADRFADGVRFIDLVPVTDPAMVAPAVAAGLGLGEQQARSPGETVLGRLADRQCLLVLDNCEHVVDGVVELVEGLLAGAPGLVVLATSRARLQVPYEWVFPVPGLSVTADGDAVALFRARATAAGSPPDPADLARVAAVCDALDGTALAIELAAARLPAVGLDGVEAGLADRLQLLAGRARADDRHRSLRSALDWSYALLSGFDQALLRRTSVFASPFTVEAARAVAGDRPLPAVEDVRGGLARLVDQNLLSTAADPGGTRYRMLETIRQYGTGMLVEARERDATATRHLAWCQEAGEALAATAGTDPVAWGAAFDRLADDMRSALTWAATRSGHLGEAHRLAVVLADLTFARGMPGEAQRRYEQAAAWAGDDAAAAAALRSAAGAALSRHGGDDALALFRSAADAALRAADPAGAARDLAQAADVLNRFPGLLRTVPPDGAAEALLTEARPLARGNPAAEAQVLAAEAAVIPDLDPRSRALALRAIELARLVEDPVVESAALDQLATIQLAGGDIRGATESVLRRTQVLAPLPVRAEIGVELADAYHFATEAVLAAGDLAAARRLAAAARDLPFHREEGHLATSRLIVVTALAGDWDETVALAERFRDGWERAGRPAGGSHGVSAAAAAAVHGMRGDDTTRAAWLDLVRVLEIPKPGWRLAEQNFGAFFDAWLLLHRGRPAEAAALLRIPPEEFRTWFTVRWRPWYAALRAEAAVLSGQAGAAAVVATARAAAADNPVAAAVVDRAAALAAGDRPGLLAAAAALEPTGCRYQWARTLVLAGGPERDAGRAVLAAMGATPMAEAAAVTPASR, from the coding sequence GTGACGGTGGAGTTCCGGCTGCTCGGCGACGTCGGGGTGCGCCTCGACGGGCGCGACCTCGACGCCGGGCACGCCCGACAGCGGTCCGTCCTCGCGGCCCTGCTGGTCGACGTCGGCCGCCCGGTGCAGGCCGATCAGCTCGTCGACCGGGTGTGGGCGGACCGGCCCCCGTACCGGGCCCGCAATGCGCTGTCGGCCTATCTCTCGCGGCTGCGCCGGGTGCTTGCGGACGCCGACGGCGTGCGCATCTCCCGGGAGCCCGGCGGCTACGTGCTGGCCGCCGACCCGCTGGCGGTGGACCTGCACCGCTTCCGCCACCTGGCCGGCCGGGCCCGGGGCGCAGGCGATGCGGCAGCTGCGGCCGCTCTGTTCGACGAGGCGCTGGGCCTGTGGAGCGGCGAGCCGCTCGCAGGCCTCGACACCCCGTGGGCGCAGGGCGTCCGGGCCGCGGCCGAGGCCGAGCAGCTCGCCGTGGTGCTGGACCGCAACGACGCGGCGCTGGCCGCAGGCCGGCACGCGGAGCTGCTCGCCGGGCTCGCCGCGGCGCTGCGTGCCCATCCGCTCGACGAGCGCCTCGCCGGGCAGCTGATGCTCGCCCAGCACCGCAGCGGGCGGCAGGCCGACGCGCTGGAGACCCACCGGCAGGTGCGGGAGCGGCTCGTCGACGAGCTGGGCGCCGACCCCGGGCCCGCGCTGCGCGCGGTGCACCAGCAGATCCTCGGCGGCGACCCCGGATCGGTCGCCCCGCTCCCACCCGCCCCGCCGCCCGCACCCGCCTCCCGCGGCCCCGCCCTGCCCGCGCCGCTGACGACGTTCGTCGGCCGGGCGGCCGAGCGCGCGGCGCTCGCGGCCCTGCTCGGGGAGCACCGGATGGTGACCGCCGTCGGGCCGGGCGGGGTCGGCAAGACCCGCCTCGCGCTCGCCGTCGCCGCCGACGTCGCCGACCGGTTCGCCGACGGCGTCCGGTTCATCGACCTGGTGCCGGTGACCGACCCCGCGATGGTCGCTCCGGCCGTGGCCGCGGGGCTCGGGCTGGGCGAGCAGCAGGCCCGCTCGCCCGGGGAGACCGTCCTCGGCCGGCTCGCCGACCGGCAGTGCCTGCTCGTGCTCGACAACTGCGAGCACGTCGTGGACGGGGTGGTCGAGCTGGTGGAAGGCCTGCTCGCCGGAGCCCCCGGGCTGGTGGTGCTGGCGACCAGCCGGGCCCGGCTGCAGGTGCCCTACGAATGGGTGTTCCCGGTGCCGGGGCTCTCGGTCACGGCCGACGGCGACGCCGTGGCGCTGTTCCGCGCCCGCGCCACGGCCGCCGGGAGCCCGCCGGACCCGGCCGACCTCGCCCGCGTCGCGGCGGTCTGCGATGCCCTCGACGGAACCGCGCTGGCCATCGAGCTGGCCGCCGCGCGGCTGCCCGCGGTGGGGCTGGACGGCGTGGAGGCAGGTCTCGCCGACCGGCTGCAGCTGCTCGCCGGCAGGGCCCGCGCCGACGATCGGCACCGCTCGCTGCGCTCCGCGCTGGACTGGAGCTACGCGCTGCTCAGCGGGTTCGACCAGGCGCTGCTGCGCCGCACGTCGGTGTTCGCCTCTCCGTTCACCGTGGAGGCCGCACGCGCTGTGGCCGGGGACCGGCCGCTCCCGGCCGTGGAGGACGTGCGGGGCGGGCTGGCGCGGCTGGTGGACCAGAACCTGCTCTCCACGGCCGCCGACCCCGGCGGCACCCGGTACCGGATGCTGGAGACGATCCGCCAGTACGGCACCGGGATGCTCGTCGAGGCGAGGGAGCGCGACGCGACCGCCACGCGGCACCTGGCCTGGTGCCAGGAGGCGGGGGAGGCGCTCGCCGCGACCGCGGGGACGGACCCCGTGGCATGGGGGGCCGCGTTCGATCGCCTCGCCGACGACATGCGCAGCGCCCTGACCTGGGCTGCGACCCGCAGCGGCCACCTCGGGGAGGCCCACCGGCTCGCGGTCGTGCTCGCGGACCTCACGTTCGCCCGCGGGATGCCCGGCGAGGCGCAGCGGCGGTACGAGCAGGCGGCGGCCTGGGCAGGCGACGACGCCGCGGCCGCGGCGGCCCTGCGCAGCGCCGCGGGCGCCGCGCTGAGCCGGCACGGGGGCGACGACGCGCTGGCGCTGTTCCGCAGCGCCGCCGACGCCGCGCTGCGGGCAGCGGATCCGGCGGGTGCGGCGCGTGACCTCGCGCAGGCGGCCGACGTCCTCAACCGGTTCCCCGGCTTGCTCAGGACCGTCCCCCCGGACGGGGCCGCCGAGGCGCTGCTCACCGAGGCGCGGCCGCTGGCCCGAGGAAACCCGGCTGCGGAGGCCCAGGTGCTCGCAGCCGAGGCGGCGGTGATCCCCGACCTCGACCCGCGCAGCCGCGCCCTCGCCCTGCGGGCGATCGAGCTCGCCCGCCTCGTCGAGGACCCGGTCGTCGAGAGCGCCGCGCTGGACCAGCTCGCCACGATCCAGCTGGCCGGCGGCGACATCCGCGGCGCGACGGAGAGCGTGCTGCGGCGCACCCAGGTGCTCGCTCCGCTGCCGGTGCGCGCCGAGATCGGGGTGGAGCTGGCCGACGCCTACCACTTCGCCACCGAGGCAGTACTCGCCGCGGGCGATCTGGCCGCCGCCCGCAGGCTCGCCGCGGCCGCGCGCGACCTGCCCTTCCACCGCGAGGAGGGCCACCTCGCCACCAGCAGGCTCATCGTGGTGACCGCGCTGGCCGGCGACTGGGACGAGACGGTGGCACTGGCCGAGCGGTTCCGCGACGGGTGGGAACGGGCGGGCCGCCCCGCCGGCGGCAGCCACGGCGTCAGCGCCGCCGCAGCGGCGGCCGTCCACGGCATGCGCGGCGACGACACGACCCGGGCCGCATGGCTGGACCTGGTGAGGGTGCTGGAGATCCCGAAGCCCGGGTGGCGGCTGGCCGAGCAGAACTTCGGCGCCTTCTTCGACGCCTGGCTGCTGCTGCACCGCGGCCGCCCGGCGGAGGCGGCCGCTCTGCTGCGGATCCCACCCGAGGAGTTCCGGACCTGGTTCACGGTCCGCTGGCGCCCCTGGTACGCGGCGCTGCGGGCGGAGGCCGCCGTCCTGTCCGGGCAGGCAGGCGCCGCCGCGGTCGTGGCGACAGCCCGGGCGGCCGCCGCCGACAACCCTGTCGCCGCGGCCGTCGTCGACCGGGCGGCCGCCCTCGCCGCCGGCGACCGCCCCGGGTTGCTCGCTGCCGCGGCCGCGCTGGAGCCCACCGGGTGCCGCTACCAGTG